The Candidatus Binatia bacterium genome includes the window GCTCGTTCCCGTCTACGAGACGGACGCGCCGCACGCCCACGAGGAGACGACGCACGCACACGAGGAGGGGGCGAAATGATCGCGCGCATCATTTCCTTCTCTCTCGAGAACCGCTTTTTCGTCGTGCTCCTCGCCGTGGCGGGATTTTTCGCGGGAGCCTACGCCCTTCGCCACACGCCCCTCGACGCCATCCCCGACCTTTCCGACGTGCAGGTCATCGTGTTCACGGAATACCCGGGCCAGGCACCCCGCATCGTCGAGGACCAGGTCACCTACCCCATCAGCACGAAGATGCTGTCCGTGCCCTATGCCAAGGTCGTCCGCGGCTACAGCTTTTTCAACTTCTCGTTCGTCTACGTGATCTTCGAGGACGGAACGGATCCCTACTGGGCGCGGAGCCGCGTCCTCGAATACCTGAGCCAGCTCCAGGGACAGTTGCCCGCGGGCGTGACCCCGACGCTCGGCCCCGATGCCACCGGCGTGGGCTGGGCCTTCATGTACGTGCTCACGAGCCCCACGCGCGACCTCCAGGAGCTCCGCAGCATCCAGGACTGGTACCTCAAGTACGAGCTCACGGCCATCGAAGGCGTCTCGGAGGTGGCGAGCGTGGGGGGCTTCGTCAAACAGTACCAGGTGACGGTCGATCCCGAAAAACTCCGTGCCTACGACATCCCGCTCGGCCGGGTCCGCGAGGCCATTCTCCGCTCGAACGGCGAGGTCGGCGAGGT containing:
- a CDS encoding hypothetical protein (possible pseudo, frameshifted) → MIARIISFSLENRFFVVLLAVAGFFAGAYALRHTPLDAIPDLSDVQVIVFTEYPGQAPRIVEDQVTYPISTKMLSVPYAKVVRGYSFFNFSFVYVIFEDGTDPYWARSRVLEYLSQLQGQLPAGVTPTLGPDATGVGWAFMYVLTSPTRDLQELRSIQDWYLKYELTAIEGVSEVASVGGFVKQYQVTVDPEKLRAYDIPLGRVREAILRSNGEVGEVASWSFRRPSTSCASGAM